In one Diabrotica virgifera virgifera chromosome 7, PGI_DIABVI_V3a genomic region, the following are encoded:
- the LOC126888071 gene encoding uncharacterized protein LOC126888071 — translation MNKFLVTKDTFKKIRKFGLQGRTLEFKIRDVPQSEEPVGWVKKAIEEIVLKGTEGLEPTDQVGFTFCSKDFARGQGWMRFKPACEVTVDDIWDKISSIYQSNSTGLNTETFCLGITTVKLPAGKGGPRGRAYNSFNEECLKRRGTVVIKNKDNLCLPRALVVAKAHVDKDQEWKKVRQDIGKIQGQRAHQLIEAANVTIPVGGAGIPELQQFQGHLTDYKIVVYSYGSKGRDVMFCGNTNGPALNLLYHEGHFNVITSLTAAFCCIYYCEECHQPFNNKNDHRCGGTCFACRRSPACSKDCVKIPCDQCGRNFYGKACFNAHLGSVCDKIKRCKTCYKIYTKSHVCGEVFCKTCKKNCPSDHLCYIQPDSGLPPSSDFLFIFYDLETSQEKILADGSLLQEPNLCVFNQRCYKCLPEMKLVFCQSCGFRQKILRGLDVISLFMNHILQIRKKFKNVVVLAHNGGGFDHQFILNYILTKTDLTPDLIMRGTKLVSMAVGNARFLDSLNYFPMALSALPKAFGLTELKKGYFPHLFNREENQSYVGPMPDLKFYDPDNLKDDARDKLIAWHAERVDEGYVFDFQKEIVEYCISDVEILTKACLTFRKQLMDTSNVCPFFEATTVASTCNKVFRRNFLQPNTIALIPKGGYRFKDNQSKIALQWLLWEEKQRCIKIQHAARGPEALIGNCRVDGLYENTIFDFQGCYYHGCPTCYPTDRTAPLHDDPSDCMENRHDKTIAKVKHLRSIGYEVVEIWECQFRKMLTAEIKAYTEGHPLMASLPLNPRDALYGGRTGNTVEYYKCKDGEKIKYVDVCSLYPWVCKYGKFPIGHPKKIYIGQECTAVDITELSGLIKCKVLPPTNLYHPVLPTKMNSKCMFVLCRKCGEDFAEEECEHSNDERALSGTWVIEEVVKALSKGYKIIETYEIWSYDTLQLSKSQKGLFSDMMNKFIKVKQQASGWPRGCVSDEEKSRYIEEFLQREDVRLEFSDITENPGLRSLAKLMLNSFWGKFAQRENLPKTSIINKPGEFFAMLINPSIQVNTVIPVNEDTLVVTWEYVEEAYSMSSTVNVVLASYVTALARLKLYSYLEIIGSRAKYYDTDSSIYLSKAGLPDLPIGECIGDLTDELGGGYISEFVSGGPKNYAYKYTLPNGEEKICCKVKGICLNYEASKLVNFDTIKKMVLMKSDPVSVVTKQIQRTQDHCVITKTLEKKYRPNSAKRKFFEDFTSVPYGYKKLKI, via the coding sequence ATGAACAAATTCTTAGTCACTAAAGATACATTTAAGAAAATTCGTAAATTTGGCCTCCAGGGACGAACTCTGGAATTTAAAATCAGGGATGTGCCGCAGAGTGAGGAACCTGTGGGATGGGTAAAAAAGGCCATCGAGGAGATTGTACTTAAGGGAACAGAAGGTTTGGAACCAACCGATCAGGTCGGTTTCACTTTTTGCTCGAAAGACTTTGCCAGAGGTCAGGGTTGGATGAGGTTCAAGCCTGCCTGTGAAGTGACCGTTGATGATATATGGGATAAGATTAGTTCCATATATCAGAGTAATAGCACCGGCCTCAATACCGAAACATTTTGTTTGGGTATTACGACGGTAAAACTGCCCGCGGGAAAAGGTGGTCCGAGAGGAAGAGCTTATAACTCCTTTAACGAGGAGTGTTTGAAAAGGCGAGGAACTgttgttattaaaaacaaggATAATCTTTGTTTACCTCGTGCTCTTGTGGTTGCAAAAGCTCACGTAGATAAGGACCAAGAATGGAAGAAGGTACGTCAAGATATTGGAAAAATACAAGGACAAAGAGCCCATCAACTGATTGAAGCCGCTAATGTAACAATTCCTGTCGGAGGGGCAGGAATACCCGAACTACAACAGTTTCAGGGACACCTCACAGATTACAAAATTGTGGTGTATAGTTATGGTAGCAAGGGTCGTGACGTTATGTTCTGTGGTAACACTAATGGTCCAGCGTTAAATCTTTTGTATCATGAAGGACACTTTAACGTGATCACTTCTTTGACAGCTGCTTTTTGTTGTATTTATTATTGTGAGGAGTGCCACCAGCCGTTTAACAACAAAAACGACCACAGATGTGGTGGTACATGTTTTGCTTGTCGTCGTTCACCAGCTTGTTCCAAAGATTGCGTGAAAATACCCTGCGATCAATGTGGTCGAAACTTCTACGGTAAGGCATGTTTCAATGCTCACCTAGGATCGGTATGCGATAAAATCAAAAGGTGTAAGACCTGTTACAAGATCTACACCAAAAGTCATGTCTGTGGTGAGGTCTTCTGTAAAACTTGTAAGAAAAATTGTCCGTCAGATCATCTTTGTTACATACAGCCCGATTCTGGTCTTCCTCCATCAAGcgattttctatttatattttatgatTTGGAAACTAGTCAGGAAAAGATATTGGCTGATGGTTCGCTTCTTCAAGAACCAAATCTCTGTGTATTTAATCAACGTTGTTACAAATGTCTCCCTGAGATGAAATTAGTTTTCTGTCAATCTTGTGGATTTCGCCAAAAGATTTTGAGGGGTCTTGACGTAATAAGTCTTTTTATGAATCATATTTtgcaaattagaaaaaaattcaagaatGTTGTCGTGTTAGCTCACAATGGAGGAGGCTTCGACCatcaatttattttaaattatattttaacaaAGACTGATTTAACCCCTGATCTCATTATGCGTGGTACAAAGTTGGTGTCAATGGCTGTTGGTAACGCTCGTTTTCTCGATAGTCTTAATTACTTTCCAATGGCGTTGTCTGCTCTACCTAAAGCTTTTGGGTTGACAGAGTTGAAAAAGGGATATTTTCCACATCTGTTTAACAGAGAGGAAAATCAATCTTATGTTGGACCTATGCCTGATCTAAAATTTTACGACCCCGATAATTTAAAAGATGATGCACGTGACAAGCTGATCGCGTGGCACGCTGAAAGAGTAGATGAGGGATACGTTTTTGATTTTCAAAAGGAAATTGTTGAATATTGTATTAGCGATGTTGAGATTTTGACTAAGGCTTGTCTCACTTTCAGAAAACAGTTGATGGATACTTCAAATGTCTGTCCGTTTTTCGAGGCAACAACTGTTGCATCGACGTGTAACAAGGTATTCAGGCGTAATTTCTTACAACCAAACACAATAGCCCTTATTCCAAAAGGTGGCTATCGTTTTAAAGATAATCAGTCGAAAATAGCTTTGCAGTGGTTATTGTGGGAAGAGAAGCAACGCTGTATTAAAATTCAGCATGCCGCCAGGGGACCTGAAGCTCTTATTGGAAATTGTAGGGTGGACGGTCTTTACGAAAACACCATCTTTGATTTTCAAGGTTGTTATTACCACGGTTGTCCTACTTGTTACCCTACAGATAGAACTGCACCCCTTCATGACGATCCTTCAGATTGTATGGAAAATCGTCATGATAAAACAATTGCTAAAGTTAAGCATCTCAGATCAATAGGATATGAGGTGGTTGAAATATGGGAATGTCAATTCCGTAAAATGCTGACGGCCGAGATAAAGGCGTATACCGAGGGGCATCCTCTTATGGCTAGTTTACCTTTGAATCCTAGAGATGCTTTATATGGTGGTCGTACAGGCAATACTGTAGAGTATTACAAGTGTAAAGatggtgaaaaaattaaatacgtTGATGTTTGTTCGCTTTATCCGTGGGTATGCAAGTACGGAAAGTTCCCAATCGGACATccaaagaaaatatatattggACAGGAATGCACTGCTGTAGACATTACTGAGTTATCTGGATTAATAAAGTGTAAGGTGCTTCCTCCTACAAACCTCTATCATCCTGTTCTTCCTACCAAGATGAACAGTAAATGTATGTTCGTTTTATGCCGAAAGTGTGGAGAGGACTTTGCGGAAGAAGAGTGTGAGCATTCGAATGATGAACGGGCTCTATCAGGTACTTGGGTGATTGAGGAGGTAGTGAAAGCTTTATCAAAGGGTTATAAAATAATTGAGACCTATGAGATATGGTCCTATGATACTTTACAGTTATCGAAATCTCAGAAAGGTCTTTTTTCCGATATGATGAACAAATTTATCAAAGTGAAACAACAAGCTTCAGGGTGGCCGCGAGGATGTGTATCGGATGAGGAAAAGAGCCGGTACATCGAGGAGTTTCTTCAGAGGGAGGATGTCAGGCTGGAGTTTTCCGACATAACGGAGAACCCTGGTCTGAGGTCGTTGGCTAAGCTTATGCTCAATTCTTTCTGGGGTAAGTTCGCTCAGCGAGAGAACCTCCCTAAAACATCCATAATAAACAAGCCTGGAGAATTTTTTGCTATGTTGATTAATCCATCCATTCAGGTTAATACGGTGATCCCTGTAAATGAGGACACACTGGTTGTTACGTGGGAGTATGTGGAGGAGGCGTACTCAATGTCGTCAACAGTTAATGTTGTTCTGGCATCATACGTTACGGCTCTGGCTCGTCTCAAATTGTACTCTTATCTGGAGATTATTGGGTCTCGGGCAAAATATTACGACACAGATTCGTCTATTTACCTTTCCAAGGCTGGCTTACCTGATCTCCCAATAGGTGAGTGTATAGGTGACTTAACTGATGAGTTGGGTGGGGGGTATATTTCAGAGTTCGTTTCTGGAGGGCCTAAAAATTACGCATATAAATACACTTTGCCTAACGGTGAAGAAAAAATTTGTTGTAAGGTTAAAGGTATTTGTCTAAATTATGAGGCATCTAAATTAGTTAATTTCGATACCATTAAGAAGATGGTACTTATGAAGTCTGACCCTGTTTCTGTGGTGACTAAACAAATACAAAGGACACAGGATCATTGTGTTATCACAAAAACCCTTGAAAAAAAATATAGACCAAACtcagcaaaaagaaaattttttgaagattttacatccGTACCTTATGgttataaaaaacttaaaatttaa